The proteins below are encoded in one region of Pelagibacterium flavum:
- the lnt gene encoding apolipoprotein N-acyltransferase, producing the protein MTAVAEFAMLAHGWRRILMLVVAGALAGSSAPPIFFLVALFLAMPVLVWALDGAERKRSVRASVLGPAFRIGLAFGFGYFLVALHWIGAAFFVDGGWLLVVMPLAVAGLALLLSVFWGLGTALAHLFWSAGPGRIFALATALTLAELARGYLFTGFPFNLLGYTLTANPEMMQATSLVGVYGLTFVAILIAATPALVWPAAERSLIARVLPLFAAFGLLAGQIAWGNFRLNETQTEPFEDVVLRIVQPVIPQDVKWQTFAREETVTRLLDLSTMQTNPDDQGLGDVTHLIWPEAAIPFFLSDEPELLARIARTLPDDIWLLTGAPRQPYGANGEIVPGAKPFNSVLAFNGEGEVVTSYDKTHLVPFGEYLPFGDFLRRFGVTQLVEGSQGWAAGAGRRLLELPGSPAILPLVCYEIVFPGGLGAPVADADFILVVTNDAWFDGSIGLAQHFHHARVRAVEEGKSMVRAANSGISAIVDPLGRVDAMMGEGMVGAIKGTPAKPIAPTFFAQYRHWPLVGMLILGALASLPGWRRRLKRLD; encoded by the coding sequence ATGACCGCTGTTGCAGAGTTTGCAATGCTCGCCCACGGGTGGCGGCGCATTCTGATGCTGGTGGTTGCAGGCGCGCTGGCCGGCTCCTCGGCCCCTCCGATCTTCTTTCTCGTTGCCTTGTTTCTCGCCATGCCGGTGCTGGTCTGGGCATTGGACGGCGCCGAGCGCAAACGCTCGGTTCGCGCCAGTGTGCTGGGCCCCGCGTTCCGCATCGGGCTCGCTTTTGGCTTTGGCTATTTCCTTGTCGCCCTGCACTGGATCGGCGCGGCCTTTTTCGTTGACGGCGGGTGGCTGCTTGTCGTCATGCCACTTGCTGTGGCCGGGCTTGCGCTGCTGCTTTCTGTGTTCTGGGGGCTGGGCACAGCCTTGGCCCATCTGTTCTGGTCAGCCGGACCGGGCCGGATATTTGCGCTGGCGACCGCACTGACCTTGGCGGAACTGGCGCGTGGCTATCTTTTCACCGGCTTTCCGTTCAATCTTTTGGGCTACACGCTAACCGCCAACCCCGAAATGATGCAGGCCACCAGCCTCGTCGGCGTTTACGGGCTGACATTTGTGGCGATCCTCATTGCGGCCACTCCGGCTTTGGTCTGGCCTGCCGCCGAGCGCTCGCTGATTGCGCGCGTCCTTCCCCTGTTCGCCGCCTTCGGCTTGCTCGCCGGCCAGATCGCCTGGGGCAATTTTCGCCTCAATGAGACGCAGACCGAGCCCTTCGAAGACGTCGTGCTGCGCATCGTCCAGCCGGTCATCCCCCAGGACGTTAAATGGCAGACCTTTGCGCGCGAGGAGACTGTTACCCGCCTACTCGATTTGTCCACCATGCAGACCAACCCTGACGATCAGGGGCTGGGTGACGTCACCCATCTGATCTGGCCCGAGGCGGCCATTCCGTTCTTTTTGTCCGATGAGCCCGAACTGCTTGCCCGCATCGCCCGCACCCTGCCGGACGATATCTGGCTTCTGACCGGCGCTCCCCGCCAGCCTTATGGCGCCAATGGTGAAATTGTGCCCGGCGCCAAGCCGTTCAATTCGGTTCTTGCCTTCAACGGCGAGGGGGAGGTGGTGACTTCCTACGACAAGACCCATCTCGTCCCGTTCGGAGAGTATCTGCCGTTTGGCGATTTCCTGCGCCGGTTTGGCGTCACGCAACTGGTGGAGGGGTCGCAAGGCTGGGCAGCGGGCGCCGGGCGCAGGTTGCTTGAACTGCCCGGCTCGCCCGCCATCCTGCCGCTCGTCTGCTACGAAATTGTTTTTCCCGGCGGCCTTGGTGCTCCCGTCGCCGACGCCGATTTCATTCTCGTTGTCACCAATGACGCATGGTTCGACGGCTCGATCGGCCTGGCCCAGCATTTCCATCATGCCCGCGTCAGGGCGGTCGAAGAGGGGAAATCGATGGTCCGGGCAGCAAATTCGGGCATTTCGGCCATTGTCGATCCGCTTGGGCGCGTCGATGCGATGATGGGAGAAGGCATGGTCGGTGCCATCAAGGGCACGCCGGCCAAGCCGATCGCTCCGACGTTTTTTGCACAATACCGCCATTGGCCGCTGGTCGGCATGCTGATCTTGGGTGCGCTGGCTTCACTGCCGGGTTGGCGCCGCCGCCTCAAGCGCCTCGATTGA
- the urtA gene encoding urea ABC transporter substrate-binding protein, with product MAGALSASMISMPAMAQDEGPIKVGILHSLSGTMAISETTLKDVMLMLIEQQNEAGGVMGRQLEPVVVDIASDWPLAAELARRLIEVDEVDAVFGCWTSVCRKSVLPVFEELNSLLFYPVQYEGEESQRNVFYTGASPNQQAIPAVDYLMNEEGVERWVLAGTDYVYPQTTNKILEQYLLDSGVASEDIMINYTPFGHSDWQTIVSDIVAFGSEGKKTAVVSTINGDANVPFYRELANQGVAAEDIPVVAFSVGEEELSGFDTTPLVGHLAAWNYFMSVETPENEAFIAAWQDFIGSEDRVTNDPMEAHYIGFNLWVDAVEAAGTTDADAVIEAIVGLETPNLTGGTATMLANHHITKPVLIGEIQDDGQFFVVWETEDLVPGDAWSDYLPESAVLEADWTAPINCGNYNTETETCGGSTK from the coding sequence ATGGCAGGAGCCTTGAGCGCATCGATGATTTCCATGCCGGCCATGGCGCAGGACGAGGGCCCGATCAAGGTCGGCATCCTGCACTCGCTTTCGGGCACGATGGCGATTTCGGAAACCACGCTCAAAGACGTCATGTTGATGCTCATAGAGCAACAGAACGAAGCCGGTGGCGTGATGGGCCGTCAGCTCGAACCCGTCGTCGTCGATATTGCATCGGACTGGCCGCTGGCTGCCGAGTTGGCGCGCCGGCTGATCGAAGTCGATGAAGTGGACGCCGTCTTTGGCTGCTGGACGTCGGTGTGCCGTAAATCGGTGCTTCCGGTGTTTGAAGAGCTCAACTCGCTGCTGTTCTATCCGGTCCAGTATGAGGGCGAGGAATCCCAGCGTAACGTGTTCTACACCGGCGCTTCACCCAACCAGCAGGCGATTCCCGCCGTCGACTACCTGATGAACGAAGAAGGCGTCGAACGCTGGGTGCTGGCCGGGACCGACTATGTCTATCCCCAGACCACCAACAAAATTCTCGAGCAGTACCTGCTCGACAGTGGCGTGGCGTCTGAAGACATCATGATCAACTACACCCCGTTCGGGCATTCGGACTGGCAGACGATCGTCTCCGACATCGTAGCCTTTGGTTCGGAAGGCAAAAAGACCGCTGTGGTTTCGACCATCAATGGCGATGCCAACGTGCCGTTCTACCGTGAACTGGCCAACCAGGGCGTTGCGGCCGAAGACATTCCGGTCGTCGCATTCTCGGTGGGTGAGGAAGAGCTTTCGGGCTTCGATACCACGCCGCTTGTGGGGCACCTGGCTGCCTGGAACTACTTCATGAGCGTGGAAACGCCCGAAAACGAAGCATTCATTGCCGCTTGGCAGGACTTTATCGGTTCGGAAGACCGCGTGACCAACGATCCGATGGAAGCGCACTATATCGGCTTTAATCTGTGGGTTGATGCCGTTGAAGCGGCGGGAACCACCGACGCCGACGCAGTGATCGAGGCCATTGTCGGGCTCGAAACGCCAAACCTGACCGGCGGCACGGCGACCATGCTGGCCAACCATCACATTACCAAGCCGGTGCTGATCGGTGAAATCCAGGACGACGGTCAGTTCTTCGTGGTCTGGGAAACCGAAGATCTGGTTCCTGGCGACGCATGGTCGGATTACCTGCCCGAATCCGCGGTTCTCGAAGCCGACTGGACCGCTCCGATCAACTGCGGAAACTACAATACCGAGACCGAAACCTGCGGCGGCTCGACCAAGTAA
- the urtB gene encoding urea ABC transporter permease subunit UrtB produces MRSLNRLTRFISVLFLAVLASLSAGSTRAQTVTEIVPGLYDASLGELRDAVAALVASGEDEALPILRALGNGTLHEADNGFIFIETGRDQYADALTGEDADLEITGDMSVIRINNSLRRDIAAAIGGMTLMSENPATRRSAAQQMISSPDEGNLELLETAIAAEDDAGVRAIMEQARAATLLETDVEGDAFAEAVATIAARGDRTALSILSSARGGASEAQLAILDAGLAQINQSLAIWSVGQNVWYGISLGSVLLLAAIGLAITFGVMGVINMAHGEMVMLGAYVTFVVQEIIRTTSPGLFDYSLTIAIPLAFLITAMIGIAIERGIIRWLYGRPLETLLATWGLSLIIQQGVRTIFGATNRDVGNPSWMSGAFELGGLAITWNRMWIVVFAIVVFALLLLVLNRTPLGLQMRAVTQNRRMASAMGIRTPWVDAMTFGLGSGVAGLAGVALSQIDNVSPNLGQGYIIDSFMVVVFGGVGNLWGTLVGALTLGIANKFLEPYAGAVLAKILILVLIILFIQRRPRGLFALKGRAVEA; encoded by the coding sequence ATGCGCAGTCTCAATCGGCTCACCAGATTCATTTCGGTCCTGTTCCTTGCCGTGCTCGCTTCATTGTCGGCTGGAAGCACCCGGGCACAGACCGTCACCGAAATCGTTCCAGGACTTTACGATGCCAGTCTTGGCGAGTTGCGCGATGCCGTTGCCGCTCTGGTGGCAAGCGGTGAGGATGAGGCGCTGCCGATCCTGCGCGCTCTCGGCAATGGCACGCTCCATGAAGCCGACAATGGCTTCATCTTCATCGAGACCGGACGTGACCAATATGCCGACGCCCTGACGGGCGAGGACGCCGATCTTGAGATCACCGGGGACATGAGCGTCATCAGGATCAACAATTCGCTGCGCCGCGACATTGCCGCAGCGATCGGCGGCATGACGCTGATGAGCGAAAATCCGGCCACGCGCCGGTCGGCGGCGCAGCAAATGATTTCGAGCCCGGATGAGGGCAATCTCGAATTGCTTGAAACCGCCATTGCCGCCGAAGACGATGCCGGGGTGCGCGCCATCATGGAGCAGGCGCGCGCTGCGACGCTTCTGGAAACAGACGTTGAGGGAGATGCGTTCGCGGAGGCTGTCGCCACAATCGCGGCGCGCGGCGACCGTACGGCGCTCTCGATTCTCAGCTCGGCGCGAGGCGGGGCCAGCGAGGCCCAGCTGGCCATTCTCGATGCCGGGCTCGCCCAGATCAACCAGTCTCTGGCCATATGGAGCGTGGGCCAGAACGTCTGGTACGGCATATCGCTGGGCTCGGTTCTGCTCCTGGCCGCCATTGGACTTGCCATCACGTTCGGGGTGATGGGCGTCATCAACATGGCGCATGGCGAGATGGTCATGCTGGGCGCCTATGTCACCTTCGTCGTGCAGGAAATCATCCGCACGACCAGCCCGGGTCTTTTCGACTATTCCCTGACCATCGCGATCCCACTGGCCTTCTTGATTACCGCGATGATCGGCATCGCCATCGAGCGCGGCATCATCCGTTGGCTCTATGGCCGGCCCCTGGAAACGCTTTTGGCCACATGGGGTCTTTCGCTGATCATCCAGCAGGGGGTGCGGACCATTTTCGGGGCCACAAACCGAGATGTGGGCAACCCGTCCTGGATGTCGGGGGCATTCGAGCTGGGCGGACTGGCGATAACCTGGAACCGGATGTGGATCGTGGTGTTTGCGATCGTCGTCTTTGCCCTGCTGTTATTGGTTCTCAACCGCACTCCACTCGGCTTGCAGATGCGGGCGGTGACACAGAACCGGCGCATGGCGTCGGCCATGGGCATCCGAACGCCCTGGGTGGACGCCATGACGTTCGGGCTCGGTTCGGGTGTTGCCGGACTGGCGGGAGTGGCCTTGAGCCAGATCGACAACGTTTCCCCCAATCTGGGGCAGGGTTACATCATCGACAGCTTCATGGTCGTGGTGTTCGGCGGGGTCGGAAATCTGTGGGGGACGCTGGTGGGCGCTTTGACGCTGGGCATCGCCAACAAGTTCCTTGAACCCTATGCCGGGGCCGTCCTGGCCAAGATCCTGATCCTCGTTCTCATCATCCTGTTCATCCAGCGGCGCCCACGAGGCCTGTTCGCGCTCAAGGGAAGGG